One part of the Drosophila teissieri strain GT53w chromosome 3R, Prin_Dtei_1.1, whole genome shotgun sequence genome encodes these proteins:
- the LOC122619963 gene encoding myosin light chain alkali isoform X2, whose translation MADVPKREVENVEFVFEVMGSPGEGIDAVDLGDALRALNLNPTLALIEKLGGTKKRNEKKIKLDEFLPIYSQVKKEKEQGCYEDFIECLKLYDKEENGTMLLAELQHALLALGENLDDEQVETLFADCMDPEDDEGFIPYSPFLARMCDRPDQLK comes from the exons ATG GCTGATGTTCCAAAGCGTGAAGTTGAAA ATGTCGAATTCGTTTTCGAAGTCATGGGCTCCCCCGGTGAGGGCATCGATGCCGTCGACCTAGGTGATGCCCTCCGCGCTCTGAACTTGAACCCCACCTTGGCGCTGATCGAGAAGTTGGGCGGCACCAAGAAGCGCAACGAGAAGAAGATCAAGCTGGATGAGTTCCTGCCCATCTACTCACAGGtcaagaaggagaaggagcagggcTGCTACGAGGACTTCATCGAGTGCTTGAAGCTCTACGACAAGGAGGAGAACGGCACCATGTTGCTGGCTGAGCTGCAGCACGCCCTGCTGGCGCTTG GTGAGAACTTGGATGACGAGCAGGTGGAGACCCTGTTCGCCGACTGCATGGACCCCGAGGATGATGAAGGATTTATCCCCTACTCCC CATTCCTCGCCAGAATGTGTGACAGACCAGATCAGCTAAAATAG
- the LOC122619963 gene encoding myosin light chain alkali isoform X1 has protein sequence MADVPKREVENVEFVFEVMGSPGEGIDAVDLGDALRALNLNPTLALIEKLGGTKKRNEKKIKLDEFLPIYSQVKKEKEQGCYEDFIECLKLYDKEENGTMLLAELQHALLALGENLDDEQVETLFADCMDPEDDEGFIPYSQFVQRLMSDPVVFD, from the exons ATG GCTGATGTTCCAAAGCGTGAAGTTGAAA ATGTCGAATTCGTTTTCGAAGTCATGGGCTCCCCCGGTGAGGGCATCGATGCCGTCGACCTAGGTGATGCCCTCCGCGCTCTGAACTTGAACCCCACCTTGGCGCTGATCGAGAAGTTGGGCGGCACCAAGAAGCGCAACGAGAAGAAGATCAAGCTGGATGAGTTCCTGCCCATCTACTCACAGGtcaagaaggagaaggagcagggcTGCTACGAGGACTTCATCGAGTGCTTGAAGCTCTACGACAAGGAGGAGAACGGCACCATGTTGCTGGCTGAGCTGCAGCACGCCCTGCTGGCGCTTG GTGAGAACTTGGATGACGAGCAGGTGGAGACCCTGTTCGCCGACTGCATGGACCCCGAGGATGATGAAGGATTTATCCCCTACTCCC AGTTCGTCCAGCGCCTGATGAGCGATCCCGTCGTCTTCGACTAA
- the LOC122619416 gene encoding microtubule-associated protein 2 isoform X6 → MADVLEKSSLLDAVPPLGDPHPPLPHQQLQQEAAAPAAANAAPPAPPQQQQPPPHQQQQQPQQQLQQKPANARANQDQKEGDNDSGVDESTQEKDRNGPNSPSSPVKTPTSTSSKPDKSGTSRPPSATPSNKSAPKSRSASKNRLLLKTPEPEPVKKVPMNKVQVGHAPSPNLKAVRSKIGSLDNATYKPGGGHVKIESKKIDIKAAPRIEAKNDKYMPKGGEKKIVTTKLQWNAKSKIGSLENAAHKPGGGDKKIETLKMDFKDKAKPKVGSTANVKHQPGGGDIKIQTQKLEIKAQSKVGSLDNVKHKPGGGEKKIFDDKDYLKNVEHSVALTTPPTQFAAQGRLIATIHLEFGLCNSDCVCNNIFESLFK, encoded by the exons ATGGCGGATGTCCTGGAGAAAAGCTCACTGCTGGATGCTGTGCCACCACTAGGCGACCCCCACCCACCGCTGCCCcaccagcagctgcaacaggaagcagcagcaccagcagcagcaaatgccgcaccaccagcaccaccgcagcagcaacaaccaccaccgcatcagcagcagcagcagccacaacaacaactgcaacagaaGCCAGCAAATGCGAGGGCTAATCAGGATCAAAAAG AGGGTGACAATGACAGCGGCGTGGATGAGTCCACTCAGGAGAAG GATCGCAACGGACCCAACTCGCCCAGTTCGCCCGTGAAAACGCCCACATCGACCTCATCGAAGCCGGACAAGTCGGGCACGTCGCGCCCACCGAGTGCCACGCCCTCGAACAAATCAGCCCCCAAGTCGCGCAGCGCCTCCAAGAATCGCTTGCTCCTCAAGACCCCCGAACCCGAGCCAGTCAAGAAAG TTCCAATGAACAAGGTACAAGTGGGACATGCGCCTTCGCCCAATCTGAAGGCGGTACGCTCCAAGATCGGATCCCTGGACAATGCCACCTACAAGCCGGGTGGTGGCCACGTGAAAATCGAGTCCAAGAAGATCGACATCAAGGCGGCACCGCGCATCGAGGCCAAGAACGACAAGTACATGCCAAAGGGCGGCGAAAAGAAG ATAGTTACAACAAAGTTGCAGTGGAACGCCAAGTCCAAAATCGGCTCGCTGGAGAATGCCGCCCACAAGCCGGGAGGCGGGGACAAGAAGATCGAGACCCTGAAGATGGACTTCAAGGACAAGGCCAAGCCGAAGGTCGGCTCGACGGCCAATGTGAAGCATCAGCCGGGTGGCGGAGACATCAAG ATCCAAACGCAAAAACTAGAAATTAAGGCACAAAGCAAAGTTGGCTCTTTGGATAATGTAAAGCACAAGCCCGGTGGCGGTGAGAAGAAGATTTTCGATGATAAGgattatttgaaaaatgttgaacACTCTGTTGCACTGACAACACCACCAACACAG TTTGCGGCACAAGGGCGCTTGATTGCCACGATCCATCTAGAATTCGGTCTCTGTAACTCAGACTGTGTGTGTAACAATATATTTGAGTCGCTTTTTAAATGA
- the LOC122619416 gene encoding microtubule-associated protein tau isoform X3, protein MADVLEKSSLLDAVPPLGDPHPPLPHQQLQQEAAAPAAANAAPPAPPQQQQPPPHQQQQQPQQQLQQKPANARANQDQKEGDNDSGVDESTQEKDRNGPNSPSSPVKTPTSTSSKPDKSGTSRPPSATPSNKSAPKSRSASKNRLLLKTPEPEPVKKVPMNKVQVGHAPSPNLKAVRSKIGSLDNATYKPGGGHVKIESKKIDIKAAPRIEAKNDKYMPKGGEKKIVTTKLQWNAKSKIGSLENAAHKPGGGDKKIETLKMDFKDKAKPKVGSTANVKHQPGGGDIKSYDRKMNIIYGEGSKIVSHCANNKRLDQNLYNEEE, encoded by the exons ATGGCGGATGTCCTGGAGAAAAGCTCACTGCTGGATGCTGTGCCACCACTAGGCGACCCCCACCCACCGCTGCCCcaccagcagctgcaacaggaagcagcagcaccagcagcagcaaatgccgcaccaccagcaccaccgcagcagcaacaaccaccaccgcatcagcagcagcagcagccacaacaacaactgcaacagaaGCCAGCAAATGCGAGGGCTAATCAGGATCAAAAAG AGGGTGACAATGACAGCGGCGTGGATGAGTCCACTCAGGAGAAG GATCGCAACGGACCCAACTCGCCCAGTTCGCCCGTGAAAACGCCCACATCGACCTCATCGAAGCCGGACAAGTCGGGCACGTCGCGCCCACCGAGTGCCACGCCCTCGAACAAATCAGCCCCCAAGTCGCGCAGCGCCTCCAAGAATCGCTTGCTCCTCAAGACCCCCGAACCCGAGCCAGTCAAGAAAG TTCCAATGAACAAGGTACAAGTGGGACATGCGCCTTCGCCCAATCTGAAGGCGGTACGCTCCAAGATCGGATCCCTGGACAATGCCACCTACAAGCCGGGTGGTGGCCACGTGAAAATCGAGTCCAAGAAGATCGACATCAAGGCGGCACCGCGCATCGAGGCCAAGAACGACAAGTACATGCCAAAGGGCGGCGAAAAGAAG ATAGTTACAACAAAGTTGCAGTGGAACGCCAAGTCCAAAATCGGCTCGCTGGAGAATGCCGCCCACAAGCCGGGAGGCGGGGACAAGAAGATCGAGACCCTGAAGATGGACTTCAAGGACAAGGCCAAGCCGAAGGTCGGCTCGACGGCCAATGTGAAGCATCAGCCGGGTGGCGGAGACATCAAG AGCTACGATAGGAAGATGAACATCATCTATGGCGAGGGCTCCAAAATAGTCAGCCATTGCGCCAATAACAAACGTTTGGATCAGAATTTGTATAATGAGGAGGAGTAG
- the LOC122619416 gene encoding microtubule-associated protein 2 isoform X1, which produces MADVLEKSSLLDAVPPLGDPHPPLPHQQLQQEAAAPAAANAAPPAPPQQQQPPPHQQQQQPQQQLQQKPANARANQDQKEGDNDSGVDESTQEKDRNGPNSPSSPVKTPTSTSSKPDKSGTSRPPSATPSNKSAPKSRSASKNRLLLKTPEPEPVKKVPMNKVQVGHAPSPNLKAVRSKIGSLDNATYKPGGGHVKIESKKIDIKAAPRIEAKNDKYMPKGGEKKIVTTKLQWNAKSKIGSLENAAHKPGGGDKKIETLKMDFKDKAKPKVGSTANVKHQPGGGDIKDNNPKDIQTQKLEIKAQSKVGSLDNVKHKPGGGEKKIFDDKDYLKNVEHSVALTTPPTQSPLPSMTASGADENLNQQS; this is translated from the exons ATGGCGGATGTCCTGGAGAAAAGCTCACTGCTGGATGCTGTGCCACCACTAGGCGACCCCCACCCACCGCTGCCCcaccagcagctgcaacaggaagcagcagcaccagcagcagcaaatgccgcaccaccagcaccaccgcagcagcaacaaccaccaccgcatcagcagcagcagcagccacaacaacaactgcaacagaaGCCAGCAAATGCGAGGGCTAATCAGGATCAAAAAG AGGGTGACAATGACAGCGGCGTGGATGAGTCCACTCAGGAGAAG GATCGCAACGGACCCAACTCGCCCAGTTCGCCCGTGAAAACGCCCACATCGACCTCATCGAAGCCGGACAAGTCGGGCACGTCGCGCCCACCGAGTGCCACGCCCTCGAACAAATCAGCCCCCAAGTCGCGCAGCGCCTCCAAGAATCGCTTGCTCCTCAAGACCCCCGAACCCGAGCCAGTCAAGAAAG TTCCAATGAACAAGGTACAAGTGGGACATGCGCCTTCGCCCAATCTGAAGGCGGTACGCTCCAAGATCGGATCCCTGGACAATGCCACCTACAAGCCGGGTGGTGGCCACGTGAAAATCGAGTCCAAGAAGATCGACATCAAGGCGGCACCGCGCATCGAGGCCAAGAACGACAAGTACATGCCAAAGGGCGGCGAAAAGAAG ATAGTTACAACAAAGTTGCAGTGGAACGCCAAGTCCAAAATCGGCTCGCTGGAGAATGCCGCCCACAAGCCGGGAGGCGGGGACAAGAAGATCGAGACCCTGAAGATGGACTTCAAGGACAAGGCCAAGCCGAAGGTCGGCTCGACGGCCAATGTGAAGCATCAGCCGGGTGGCGGAGACATCAAG GATAACAACCCCAAGGAT ATCCAAACGCAAAAACTAGAAATTAAGGCACAAAGCAAAGTTGGCTCTTTGGATAATGTAAAGCACAAGCCCGGTGGCGGTGAGAAGAAGATTTTCGATGATAAGgattatttgaaaaatgttgaacACTCTGTTGCACTGACAACACCACCAACACAG AGTCCACTACCATCCATGACGGCTTCTGGCGCtgatgaaaatttaaatcaacaaaGCTAA
- the LOC122619416 gene encoding microtubule-associated protein 2 isoform X5 has translation MADVLEKSSLLDAVPPLGDPHPPLPHQQLQQEAAAPAAANAAPPAPPQQQQPPPHQQQQQPQQQLQQKPANARANQDQKEGDNDSGVDESTQEKDRNGPNSPSSPVKTPTSTSSKPDKSGTSRPPSATPSNKSAPKSRSASKNRLLLKTPEPEPVKKVPMNKVQVGHAPSPNLKAVRSKIGSLDNATYKPGGGHVKIESKKIDIKAAPRIEAKNDKYMPKGGEKKIVTTKLQWNAKSKIGSLENAAHKPGGGDKKIETLKMDFKDKAKPKVGSTANVKHQPGGGDIKIQTQKLEIKAQSKVGSLDNVKHKPGGGEKKIFDDKDYLKNVEHSVALTTPPTQYWKAPRIQRATTLTSSMSLPAECLVLSVSMPSLNSEPKRPKSAGPKKKPGQAVHSKPFRLY, from the exons ATGGCGGATGTCCTGGAGAAAAGCTCACTGCTGGATGCTGTGCCACCACTAGGCGACCCCCACCCACCGCTGCCCcaccagcagctgcaacaggaagcagcagcaccagcagcagcaaatgccgcaccaccagcaccaccgcagcagcaacaaccaccaccgcatcagcagcagcagcagccacaacaacaactgcaacagaaGCCAGCAAATGCGAGGGCTAATCAGGATCAAAAAG AGGGTGACAATGACAGCGGCGTGGATGAGTCCACTCAGGAGAAG GATCGCAACGGACCCAACTCGCCCAGTTCGCCCGTGAAAACGCCCACATCGACCTCATCGAAGCCGGACAAGTCGGGCACGTCGCGCCCACCGAGTGCCACGCCCTCGAACAAATCAGCCCCCAAGTCGCGCAGCGCCTCCAAGAATCGCTTGCTCCTCAAGACCCCCGAACCCGAGCCAGTCAAGAAAG TTCCAATGAACAAGGTACAAGTGGGACATGCGCCTTCGCCCAATCTGAAGGCGGTACGCTCCAAGATCGGATCCCTGGACAATGCCACCTACAAGCCGGGTGGTGGCCACGTGAAAATCGAGTCCAAGAAGATCGACATCAAGGCGGCACCGCGCATCGAGGCCAAGAACGACAAGTACATGCCAAAGGGCGGCGAAAAGAAG ATAGTTACAACAAAGTTGCAGTGGAACGCCAAGTCCAAAATCGGCTCGCTGGAGAATGCCGCCCACAAGCCGGGAGGCGGGGACAAGAAGATCGAGACCCTGAAGATGGACTTCAAGGACAAGGCCAAGCCGAAGGTCGGCTCGACGGCCAATGTGAAGCATCAGCCGGGTGGCGGAGACATCAAG ATCCAAACGCAAAAACTAGAAATTAAGGCACAAAGCAAAGTTGGCTCTTTGGATAATGTAAAGCACAAGCCCGGTGGCGGTGAGAAGAAGATTTTCGATGATAAGgattatttgaaaaatgttgaacACTCTGTTGCACTGACAACACCACCAACACAG TATTGGAAGGCGCCGCGCATCCAGCGGGCCACCACACTCACCTCGTCCATGTCCCTGCCAGCGGAGTGCCTGGTCCTTTCCGTGTCCATGCCCTCGCTCAACTCGGAGCCCAAGCGTCCCAAGAGTGCGGGGCCCAAGAAGAAGCCCGGACAGGCCGTCCACTCGAAGCCATTCCGCCTGTATTGA
- the LOC122619416 gene encoding microtubule-associated protein 2 isoform X2: MADVLEKSSLLDAVPPLGDPHPPLPHQQLQQEAAAPAAANAAPPAPPQQQQPPPHQQQQQPQQQLQQKPANARANQDQKEGDNDSGVDESTQEKDRNGPNSPSSPVKTPTSTSSKPDKSGTSRPPSATPSNKSAPKSRSASKNRLLLKTPEPEPVKKVPMNKVQVGHAPSPNLKAVRSKIGSLDNATYKPGGGHVKIESKKIDIKAAPRIEAKNDKYMPKGGEKKIVTTKLQWNAKSKIGSLENAAHKPGGGDKKIETLKMDFKDKAKPKVGSTANVKHQPGGGDIKIQTQKLEIKAQSKVGSLDNVKHKPGGGEKKIFDDKDYLKNVEHSVALTTPPTQSPLPSMTASGADENLNQQS, encoded by the exons ATGGCGGATGTCCTGGAGAAAAGCTCACTGCTGGATGCTGTGCCACCACTAGGCGACCCCCACCCACCGCTGCCCcaccagcagctgcaacaggaagcagcagcaccagcagcagcaaatgccgcaccaccagcaccaccgcagcagcaacaaccaccaccgcatcagcagcagcagcagccacaacaacaactgcaacagaaGCCAGCAAATGCGAGGGCTAATCAGGATCAAAAAG AGGGTGACAATGACAGCGGCGTGGATGAGTCCACTCAGGAGAAG GATCGCAACGGACCCAACTCGCCCAGTTCGCCCGTGAAAACGCCCACATCGACCTCATCGAAGCCGGACAAGTCGGGCACGTCGCGCCCACCGAGTGCCACGCCCTCGAACAAATCAGCCCCCAAGTCGCGCAGCGCCTCCAAGAATCGCTTGCTCCTCAAGACCCCCGAACCCGAGCCAGTCAAGAAAG TTCCAATGAACAAGGTACAAGTGGGACATGCGCCTTCGCCCAATCTGAAGGCGGTACGCTCCAAGATCGGATCCCTGGACAATGCCACCTACAAGCCGGGTGGTGGCCACGTGAAAATCGAGTCCAAGAAGATCGACATCAAGGCGGCACCGCGCATCGAGGCCAAGAACGACAAGTACATGCCAAAGGGCGGCGAAAAGAAG ATAGTTACAACAAAGTTGCAGTGGAACGCCAAGTCCAAAATCGGCTCGCTGGAGAATGCCGCCCACAAGCCGGGAGGCGGGGACAAGAAGATCGAGACCCTGAAGATGGACTTCAAGGACAAGGCCAAGCCGAAGGTCGGCTCGACGGCCAATGTGAAGCATCAGCCGGGTGGCGGAGACATCAAG ATCCAAACGCAAAAACTAGAAATTAAGGCACAAAGCAAAGTTGGCTCTTTGGATAATGTAAAGCACAAGCCCGGTGGCGGTGAGAAGAAGATTTTCGATGATAAGgattatttgaaaaatgttgaacACTCTGTTGCACTGACAACACCACCAACACAG AGTCCACTACCATCCATGACGGCTTCTGGCGCtgatgaaaatttaaatcaacaaaGCTAA
- the LOC122619417 gene encoding 40S ribosomal protein S10a, whose translation MFIPKANRVAIYEYLFKEGVLVAKKDSPIQKHPDLEKIPNLQVIKVMQSLHSRGWVTEQFAWRHYYWCLTNEGIEELRTYLHLPPEIVPSTLTRPARSEPVRPRGGPGGSGPRGFGGASKADEDRSNYRRAPGDDGVDKKGDAGAGSGQVEYRGGFGRASRYYK comes from the coding sequence ATGTTCATTCCAAAGGCCAATCGTGTCGCCATCTACGAATACCTCTTCAAGGAGGGAGTGCTTGTGGCGAAGAAGGACTCGCCCATCCAGAAGCACCCGGATCTGGAGAAGATACCCAATTTGCAAGTCATCAAGGTGATGCAGTCGCTGCACTCACGTGGCTGGGTCACGGAGCAGTTCGCCTGGCGGCACTACTACTGGTGCCTGACCAACGAGGGCATCGAGGAGCTGCGCACCTATCTGCACTTGCCCCCGGAGATCGTGCCCTCCACTCTGACGCGTCCTGCTCGCTCGGAGCCAGTGCGTCCGCGTGGCGGACCCGGAGGATCGGGACCTCGTGGATTTGGAGGTGCTTCGAAGGCCGACGAGGACAGATCGAACTACAGACGCGCTCCTGGCGACGATGGAGTGGACAAGAAAGGCGATGCGGGCGCCGGAAGCGGACAGGTGGAATATCGTGGCGGTTTTGGTCGCGCTTCTCGCTACTACAAATAA
- the LOC122619416 gene encoding microtubule-associated protein tau isoform X4, with protein sequence MYSTAKDRSGQEVSPPDYPVQQQRAQSKSEYGVDPESVDRPPQPAQEYVPYKSTDSAVEPKKEPLRTQLNTGYTDSSSYGSDSVSKQQLRSQPNPEYQSTAGPAYDPTRDERSQLQPQRSQPAADYSAYERQQRPPPSTVDYTTGYNAPPKDRTTLSRSNSRPTLSLNPKLQTIPNPEYVRPPQNFVLPPQMRAAVGPPQPRPPFAGARPMVGMGPRPPMPPNMAARPPPLRTTDSKSNLLMGPPMRPGMPPQLNMQQARLPNAGGQLSPPGQGPPRPPGGFPWNPAGAPGMPPGAPGMPPGARPPQNMTRPPPPTFARPPPGQPLQAPFNRPPFNQPPMQPQPQQPPQQLQLQQQQQHMQQQQQQQLRPLSAASAHNNNDDDDDVVMGPAVTPLKSFNPRPDPMGEPLLEDMEPPFETSSPAGESKKGPGFKGDNDSGVDESTQEKDRNGPNSPSSPVKTPTSTSSKPDKSGTSRPPSATPSNKSAPKSRSASKNRLLLKTPEPEPVKKVPMNKVQVGHAPSPNLKAVRSKIGSLDNATYKPGGGHVKIESKKIDIKAAPRIEAKNDKYMPKGGEKKIVTTKLQWNAKSKIGSLENAAHKPGGGDKKIETLKMDFKDKAKPKVGSTANVKHQPGGGDIKIQTQKLEIKAQSKVGSLDNVKHKPGGGEKKIFDDKDYLKNVEHSVALTTPPTQSPLPSMTASGADENLNQQS encoded by the exons ATGTACAGCACGGCAAAGGATCGCTCCGGCCAGGAGGTTTCGCCACCGGATTAcccagtgcagcagcagcgtgcTCAGTCCAAGTCAGAGTATGGCGTGGATCCCGAATCTGTAGATCGTCCACCGCAACCCGCTCAGGAGTATGTGCCTTATAAGTCCACCGATTCAGCTGTGGAACCAAAGAAAGAACCGCTAAGAACTCAGTTAAACACAGGCTATACCGATAGCTCCTCCTACGGCTCAGATTCAGTGTCCAAACAGCAGCTACGATCTCAGCCGAATCCGGAGTACCAGAGCACTGCAGGACCTGCATATGATCCAACTAGGGATGAGCGCAGCCAACTGCAGCCACAGAGATCCCAGCCAGCTGCCGATTACTCTGCATACGAACGGCAGCAACGACCGCCGCCGAGCACAGTAGACTACACCACCGGCTATAATGCACCACCCAAAGATCGCACCACCCTGTCACGCAGCAACTCGCGACCCACCCTCTCACTCAATCCCAAGCTCCAGACTATACCCAATCCCGAGTATGTGCGACCACCACAGAACTTTGTCTTGCCACCGCAGATGCGTGCCGCCGTGGGGCCACCACAGCCGCGTCCACCGTTCGCCGGCGCCAGGCCGATGGTCGGCATGGGACCACGTCCACCCATGCCACCGAACATGGCGGCCAGGCCACCACCGCTGCGCACCACAGACAGCAAGAGCAACCTGCTAATGGGTCCACCGATGCGGCCGGGCATGCCACCGCAACTCAATATGCAGCAGGCTCGTCTGCCCAATGCCGGCGGACAGCTGAGTCCGCCGGGCCAGGGACCACCAAGGCCACCAGGCGGATTTCCCTGGAATCCCGCAGGGGCACCGGGTATGCCGCCAGGGGCACCGGGCATGCCGCCTGGGGCACGACCTCCGCAGAATATGACGCGACCGCCGCCACCCACTTTTGCACGCCCGCCGCCGGGTCAGCCGCTGCAGGCACCCTTCAATCGACCGCCCTTCAACCAGCCGCCCATGCAACCGCAACCGCAACAACCACCacaacagctgcagctgcagcagcaacagcagcacatgcaacagcagcagcagcagcaactacgCCCACTTTCGGCAGCCAGtgcacacaacaacaacgatgacgacgacgacgtgGTCATGGGTCCCGCGGTGACCCCGCTCAAGAGCTTCAACCCCAGGCCCGATCCCATGGGGGAGCCGCTGCTGGAGGACATGGAGCCGCCCTTCGAGACGAGCTCCCCAGCCGGGGAATCCAAAAAGGGGCCCGGCTTCA AGGGTGACAATGACAGCGGCGTGGATGAGTCCACTCAGGAGAAG GATCGCAACGGACCCAACTCGCCCAGTTCGCCCGTGAAAACGCCCACATCGACCTCATCGAAGCCGGACAAGTCGGGCACGTCGCGCCCACCGAGTGCCACGCCCTCGAACAAATCAGCCCCCAAGTCGCGCAGCGCCTCCAAGAATCGCTTGCTCCTCAAGACCCCCGAACCCGAGCCAGTCAAGAAAG TTCCAATGAACAAGGTACAAGTGGGACATGCGCCTTCGCCCAATCTGAAGGCGGTACGCTCCAAGATCGGATCCCTGGACAATGCCACCTACAAGCCGGGTGGTGGCCACGTGAAAATCGAGTCCAAGAAGATCGACATCAAGGCGGCACCGCGCATCGAGGCCAAGAACGACAAGTACATGCCAAAGGGCGGCGAAAAGAAG ATAGTTACAACAAAGTTGCAGTGGAACGCCAAGTCCAAAATCGGCTCGCTGGAGAATGCCGCCCACAAGCCGGGAGGCGGGGACAAGAAGATCGAGACCCTGAAGATGGACTTCAAGGACAAGGCCAAGCCGAAGGTCGGCTCGACGGCCAATGTGAAGCATCAGCCGGGTGGCGGAGACATCAAG ATCCAAACGCAAAAACTAGAAATTAAGGCACAAAGCAAAGTTGGCTCTTTGGATAATGTAAAGCACAAGCCCGGTGGCGGTGAGAAGAAGATTTTCGATGATAAGgattatttgaaaaatgttgaacACTCTGTTGCACTGACAACACCACCAACACAG AGTCCACTACCATCCATGACGGCTTCTGGCGCtgatgaaaatttaaatcaacaaaGCTAA
- the LOC122619742 gene encoding ras-related C3 botulinum toxin substrate 1, translated as MSTGRPIKCVVVGDGTVGKTCMLISYTTDCFPGEYVPTVFDNYSAPMQVDTIQVSLGLWDTAGQEDYDRLRPLSYPQTDVFLICYSVASPSSFENVTSKWYPEIKHHCPDAPIILVGTKIDLREDRETLSGLAEQGLTPLKREQGQKLANKIRAVKYMECSALTQRGLKPVFEEAVRAVLRPEPLKRRQRKCLVM; from the exons ATGTCAACCGGAAGGCCCATAAAGTGTGTAGTCGTTGGTGACGGCACCGTCGGAAAGACCTGCATGCTAATCTCCTACACGACAGACTGCTTTCCCGGCGAATATGTGCCCACAGT CTTCGACAACTACTCGGCGCCCATGCAAGTGGACACAATACAGGTCTCGCTGGGACTGTGGGATACGGCAGGTCAGGAGGACTACGACCGCCTGAGACCGCTCTCCTACCCGCAGACAGACGTTTTCCTGATATGCTACAGCGTGGCGAGTCCCTCGTCCTTTGAGAACGTCACCTCGAAATGGTATCCGGAGATAAAGCACCACTGCCCCGATGCGCCCATCATTCTAGTTG GCACCAAAATCGATTTGCGCGAAGATCGAGAGACACTCAGCGGCCTGGCAGAGCAGGGACTGACGCCGCTGAAGCGCGAGCAGGGCCAGAAGCTGGCGAACAAGATACGCGCTGTGAAATACATGGAGTGCTCCGCCTTGACGCAGCGCGGCCTCAAGCCG GTATTCGAGGAAGCGGTGCGCGCGGTGCTCAGGCCAGAGCCGCTAAAGCGACGCCAGCGAAAGTGTTTAGTTATGTAA